In one window of Bifidobacterium crudilactis DNA:
- the rho gene encoding transcription termination factor Rho, which translates to MATSQKLTDMKLPELKELAKQLGLRGTSTMRKPALIATIEAARSGGEAPAGVTVRSVNANQQESVDSKESENGTLGASNNAGSDERSRESAQAEESGISQASGAGQTRRVHDAKSDDVFTPSAAVDAPSKRGTSQDGQPTRTHKDGDALTLPRRRRNRSQAASEDSNDHGSVRDLDDILAVLPNRNEHSQQRSNDHEGNGEEHEFVRRGRRDRSERNDRGGRGNRNDRGSDRNDRNDRNDRNDRNGERRNRNRRDRSADYEAREEDRREDSQQEELVPVAGIVDVLDSYAFIRTSGYLPGPNDVYVSMGQVRKYALRKGDAVHGAIRPPREGDRRNQRQKFVPLQSIDSVNGMSIEDASNRAHFNKLTPLYPQERLRMETQPNKLTGRLIDIISPIGKGQRGLIVSPPKAGKTITLQNIANSISTNNPEVHLMVVLVDERPEEVTDMERTVQGEVISSTFDRPASDHTTVAELAIERAKRLVELGQDVVVLLDSMTRLARAYNIAAPASGRILSGGVDAQALYPPKKFFGAARNIENGGSLTIISSALVETGSKMDEVIFEEFKGTGNMELRLSRELADKRLFPAIDIISSGTRREELITPPEELAVIYRLRRAFGGMEPEQAYQTLVPRLKKTPSNRDFLAAITSTMPQVK; encoded by the coding sequence GTGGCAACAAGCCAAAAACTCACTGATATGAAACTGCCTGAGCTCAAGGAGCTTGCCAAGCAGCTCGGTCTGCGAGGCACCTCCACGATGCGAAAGCCCGCTCTCATTGCAACGATAGAAGCGGCACGCTCGGGCGGCGAGGCACCTGCGGGAGTGACAGTGCGCTCCGTCAATGCCAATCAGCAGGAATCTGTTGACAGCAAGGAATCGGAAAACGGCACCCTTGGTGCTTCGAACAACGCGGGAAGCGATGAACGCTCTCGCGAAAGTGCACAGGCCGAGGAGAGTGGAATCTCTCAGGCTTCGGGCGCGGGTCAAACACGTCGCGTCCATGATGCCAAGTCAGACGATGTGTTCACTCCCAGCGCGGCAGTCGACGCACCATCGAAGCGGGGCACCTCGCAAGATGGTCAGCCGACCCGTACCCACAAGGACGGGGATGCGCTGACGCTGCCACGTCGCAGACGCAATCGTTCTCAAGCCGCGAGCGAGGACAGCAACGATCACGGTTCGGTACGCGATCTCGATGACATCCTGGCGGTATTGCCTAATCGCAATGAGCATAGCCAGCAGCGCAGCAATGATCATGAAGGCAATGGCGAAGAGCACGAGTTCGTTCGTCGTGGACGTCGTGACAGGAGTGAACGCAACGATCGCGGTGGCCGAGGCAATCGTAATGACCGCGGTTCAGACCGTAATGATCGCAACGATCGTAATGATCGCAATGACCGCAATGGTGAACGCCGCAACCGTAACCGCCGCGACCGTTCAGCGGACTACGAGGCACGCGAGGAAGACCGTCGTGAGGACTCGCAGCAGGAGGAGCTGGTTCCCGTTGCAGGCATCGTAGACGTGTTGGACTCCTATGCGTTCATCAGGACCTCCGGATACCTGCCCGGCCCGAATGACGTCTATGTCTCGATGGGACAGGTTCGTAAATACGCGTTGCGCAAGGGCGATGCGGTCCATGGCGCCATCAGGCCTCCACGCGAGGGGGATCGGCGCAATCAACGCCAGAAATTCGTACCGCTGCAGTCCATCGACTCGGTCAACGGCATGAGCATCGAGGATGCTTCGAACAGGGCGCATTTTAACAAGCTCACACCGCTGTATCCCCAGGAACGTCTGAGGATGGAGACCCAGCCGAACAAGCTCACCGGACGGTTGATCGATATCATCTCGCCTATCGGCAAGGGACAGCGTGGCCTGATAGTCTCCCCACCCAAGGCGGGCAAGACCATCACCCTGCAGAATATCGCCAACTCCATCTCCACGAACAACCCCGAGGTTCATCTGATGGTCGTCCTCGTCGATGAGCGTCCTGAGGAAGTCACCGATATGGAGCGCACGGTTCAGGGTGAAGTCATCTCATCCACATTCGACCGTCCCGCATCCGATCACACCACGGTCGCCGAGCTTGCCATCGAACGTGCCAAGCGTCTGGTCGAGCTGGGTCAGGACGTCGTGGTGCTGCTCGACTCGATGACCCGTCTCGCGCGCGCTTACAACATCGCCGCCCCGGCTTCAGGGCGTATCCTTTCAGGCGGCGTCGACGCGCAGGCCTTGTACCCGCCGAAGAAGTTCTTCGGAGCTGCACGCAATATCGAAAACGGCGGCTCGCTGACGATTATCTCTTCCGCATTGGTGGAGACCGGTTCCAAGATGGACGAAGTGATTTTCGAGGAGTTCAAGGGCACCGGCAATATGGAGCTGCGTCTCTCCAGGGAACTCGCCGACAAGCGCCTCTTCCCTGCCATCGACATCATCTCTTCGGGTACGCGACGTGAGGAGCTCATCACGCCACCGGAGGAGCTTGCAGTCATCTACAGGCTGCGTCGTGCCTTCGGCGGCATGGAGCCCGAGCAGGCCTATCAGACTCTGGTACCGCGTCTGAAGAAAACGCCATCCAACCGGGACTTCCTCGCGGCCATCACCTCAACGATGCCTCAGGTCAAATAA
- a CDS encoding chorismate mutase, producing the protein MSEADDAGNWPRPEEYESQKYESQTTEASTTVDAQSSSDDPEVARCVAGIEALRQSIDNVDTAIVSLLAERFKYTSRVGVLKARAGFEPADYQREHMQIERLHRIAQDAGLDTDIAEMYREFVVTEAKKRHRRIAEEGGDPGVLDVFA; encoded by the coding sequence ATGAGTGAAGCAGACGACGCAGGAAACTGGCCTCGGCCAGAGGAATACGAATCACAGAAGTACGAATCACAGACGACGGAGGCTTCCACCACGGTGGATGCGCAGAGCAGCAGCGATGATCCTGAGGTCGCCCGTTGCGTGGCGGGCATAGAAGCCCTCAGACAGTCAATCGATAACGTGGATACCGCGATTGTGTCTCTTCTCGCTGAACGCTTCAAATACACCTCGAGAGTGGGCGTGCTGAAGGCCAGGGCAGGCTTTGAACCCGCCGATTATCAACGCGAGCATATGCAAATCGAGCGACTCCACCGTATTGCACAGGATGCCGGGTTGGATACGGATATTGCAGAGATGTATCGGGAGTTCGTGGTTACCGAGGCTAAGAAACGCCATCGCAGAATAGCGGAGGAGGGCGGTGACCCGGGAGTTCTGGACGTGTTCGCCTAG